A region of Bacteroidota bacterium DNA encodes the following proteins:
- a CDS encoding DUF4157 domain-containing protein, with protein MYSHDNRSGDLADIHRAMRAKDVQRKKEKGQKKSESVPVSHPDDPSEKQAEHIARKVVDGGDAKIHPMPHAASPTVHANHEGEHVSASHEFTEQLHGSKGSGSPLPAHVQRDMGSKMGADFSDVKIHTGSNAHEMSESINARAFTHGQDIYFKNGNYDPASAQGKELLAHELVHTRQQKGAVNRKIQRQPKTKGTLTLKFKPGYPYYMPEDETYQHKFDYKDSFKVSYNDPQYGKIYTDRNRVQVEDAYVMDLNRDNIPAQPSGGKAFVYRRVITVDLKDGRSVHIVMDMVNIPMDDKVSMDSKGLTRFKYSITVYGGQTKVLPREGQGELGGVSINDLITKMSTTGNIPLELLQNSPLNQHYLLTAKQFADGLTVPATATTTQSGPVTWDKMSPTQKKAKALRDILDKVSFKNILINAIIAIIGVVVLAIIAVLVGWEIAAIVALIVLVAGFLMEFFSAKDDEV; from the coding sequence ATGTACAGTCACGATAACCGTTCCGGAGATCTCGCCGACATACACCGCGCAATGCGTGCGAAGGATGTGCAGCGAAAAAAAGAAAAAGGGCAGAAGAAGAGTGAAAGTGTACCTGTGAGTCATCCGGATGATCCATCGGAAAAGCAGGCGGAACATATTGCGCGTAAAGTAGTCGACGGTGGCGATGCGAAAATTCATCCCATGCCGCATGCAGCTTCACCGACTGTTCACGCCAATCACGAAGGAGAACACGTCTCTGCTTCTCACGAATTCACCGAGCAATTGCACGGCAGTAAAGGAAGCGGAAGTCCGTTGCCTGCTCATGTGCAGCGCGACATGGGAAGCAAGATGGGCGCCGACTTCAGCGATGTGAAAATTCACACGGGAAGTAACGCGCATGAGATGAGCGAGAGCATCAATGCACGCGCGTTCACACACGGACAGGATATTTATTTCAAGAATGGAAATTACGATCCGGCATCGGCACAGGGAAAAGAATTGCTCGCACACGAACTCGTACACACCCGGCAGCAGAAAGGTGCGGTGAACAGAAAAATTCAGCGGCAACCGAAAACGAAAGGAACATTGACCCTGAAGTTTAAACCGGGTTATCCTTACTATATGCCGGAGGATGAAACGTACCAGCATAAATTTGATTACAAAGACAGTTTCAAGGTTTCCTACAACGATCCGCAATATGGGAAAATTTATACCGACAGAAACCGTGTGCAGGTTGAGGATGCTTATGTAATGGACCTGAATCGCGACAATATTCCTGCGCAACCTTCGGGAGGAAAAGCGTTCGTGTACCGCCGCGTTATCACTGTTGATCTGAAAGACGGACGTTCTGTTCACATCGTCATGGATATGGTCAATATCCCTATGGACGATAAAGTGTCAATGGATTCAAAAGGATTGACGCGCTTCAAATACAGCATTACTGTTTACGGTGGACAAACAAAAGTTCTTCCGCGAGAAGGGCAGGGAGAACTCGGTGGTGTTTCCATTAATGATCTCATTACAAAAATGTCTACCACCGGAAACATTCCGCTCGAATTACTTCAGAACAGCCCGCTCAACCAGCATTACCTTCTCACCGCAAAACAATTTGCCGATGGGCTGACGGTTCCAGCAACTGCCACCACTACGCAAAGCGGACCCGTTACATGGGACAAGATGAGCCCGACACAGAAAAAGGCGAAGGCGCTCAGGGATATACTTGATAAAGTTTCTTTCAAAAATATTCTGATCAATGCCATCATCGCTATTATAGGTGTAGTGGTGCTCGCCATTATTGCAGTTCTCGTCGGATGGGAAATAGCGGCCATAGTTGCATTGATCGTTCTGGTTGCAGGATTCCTGATGGAATTTTTCAGTGCGAAAGATGACGAGGTGTAA